A genomic segment from Triticum dicoccoides isolate Atlit2015 ecotype Zavitan chromosome 1A, WEW_v2.0, whole genome shotgun sequence encodes:
- the LOC119292070 gene encoding cytochrome b561 domain-containing protein At2g30890-like has protein sequence MLLFGRKRLLPAVSGCVILLLASSIHGASDSLEGLNQSYKSVQPLELTPKLSLQLKLHAFLLWSSVGFLMPIGVLLIRFSSNVKSAKAVRVLFYCHVAAQVAGVALATAAAALSITNFENAFNNTHQRIGVALYGLVWLQPLIGFLRPDRGVKARSVWYLAHWLLGVVVCVAGVANVYIGLHTYRERTGRSVGLWTALLTAEVSAVALAYLLQDRWNHIVRQEEAATGEERRSETGTSEEPSYPANDHKEVAVMP, from the exons ATGCTACTGTTTGGAAGAAAAAGACTGCTCCCTGCAGTGTCTGGCTGTGTGATTCTCTTGCTTGCAAGCTCAATCCATGGCGCTTCAGATAGCCTGGAGGGTCTGAACCAAAGCTACAAGAGCGTTCAGCCATTGGAG CTGACGCCCAAACTGTCGCTGCAGCTCAAGCTCCACGCCTTCCTCCTCTGGTCGTCCGTCGGCTTCCTGATGCCGATCGGCGTGCTGCTGATCAGGTTCTCGAGCAACGTGAAGAGCGCCAAGGCCGTCAGGGTCCTCTTCTACTGCCACGTCGCCGCGCAGGTCGCCGGCGTGGCCCTGGCCACCGCCGCGGCGGCGCTGTCGATCACCAACTTCGAGAACGCGTTCAACAACACCCACCAGCGGATCGGGGTCGCCCTCTACGGCCTCGTCTGGCTCCAGCCGCTCATCGGCTTCCTCAGGCCCGACAG GGGCGTGAAGGCTCGGAGCGTGTGGTACCTGGCGCACTGGCTGCTGGGGGTGGTGGTGTGCGTCGCCGGGGTGGCCAACGTCTACATCGGCCTCCACACGTACCGGGAGAGGACGGGGAGGAGCGTCGGGCTCTGGACGGCGCTCCTCACCGCCGAGGTCTCCGCCGTGGCGCTCGCCTACCTCCTCCAGGACAGGTGGAACCACATCGTCCGGCAAGAAGAGGCGGCCACTGGCGAGGAGCGGCGGTCGGAGACGGGGACGTCGGAGGAGCCGTCGTACCCGGCCAACGACCACAAGGAGGTGGCCGTGATGCCGTAG